From Pyramidobacter piscolens W5455, a single genomic window includes:
- a CDS encoding UxaA family hydrolase produces MLRRSLQISPADNVKTVLEDSFRGDTIDTPDGPLTLLDDVEFAHKVLIKDLHAGDPVIKYGEEIGRVKADTPRGTWIHTHNMSCERGRR; encoded by the coding sequence ATGCTCAGACGCAGTCTGCAGATATCGCCCGCCGACAACGTGAAAACGGTGCTCGAAGACAGTTTCAGAGGCGATACGATCGATACGCCCGACGGACCGTTGACGCTCCTCGACGATGTGGAATTTGCCCATAAGGTGCTGATCAAAGACCTGCACGCCGGCGATCCGGTCATCAAGTACGGCGAGGAGATCGGCCGCGTGAAAGCCGACACGCCCCGCGGCACATGGATCCACACGCACAACATGTCCTGTGAGCGCGGCAGGCGATAG